From Rubrivirga sp. SAORIC476, a single genomic window includes:
- a CDS encoding ferredoxin family protein yields MTPDPTASPVHPVETLSLAERLGRVAYRNQGRSEAEPHIVVDTAICNSVCPHKCTTYVCPANCYTLDEMQQVHFQFEDCIECGTCLYACDQGAVAWSYPDPEAGRGVNWQRG; encoded by the coding sequence ATGACGCCCGATCCGACCGCCAGTCCCGTCCACCCCGTCGAGACCCTCAGCCTCGCCGAGCGGCTGGGCCGCGTCGCGTACCGCAACCAGGGCCGCAGCGAGGCCGAGCCCCACATCGTGGTCGACACCGCGATCTGCAACTCGGTCTGCCCGCACAAGTGCACGACCTACGTGTGCCCGGCCAACTGCTACACCCTCGACGAGATGCAGCAGGTGCACTTCCAGTTCGAGGACTGCATCGAGTGCGGCACGTGCCTCTACGCCTGCGACCAGGGCGCCGTCGCCTGGTCCTACCCCGACCCCGAGGCGGGCCGAGGCGTCAACTGGCAGCGTGGCTGA
- a CDS encoding acyl-CoA dehydrogenase, producing MAKQPFNLDDAFLFESMLGEEERLIMESAREYAQASLEPRALEGNQDEVFHPEIPQEMGEMGLLGITCAEEHGGAGASATAYGLVARELERVDSAYRSFASVQSSLVMYPIETFGTEEQKQRFLPKLATAEMIGCFGLTEPDHGSDPGSMVTTALRADGGWVLNGAKMWITNSPVADVAVVWAKAKETRDDPGVIRGFLVEKGMEGFSAPKTHNKMSLRASITGEIVLEDCFVPEANVFPEIRGLKGPFMCLNSARYGIAWGAVGAAEDCFQRARQYVMERKQFGHALGSMQLVQTKLANMLTDITQMQLLAWRLGTLKDEGRLHPSMVSLAKRANVGKALEIARVARDMMGGNGITGEYRVIHHMVNLESVNTYEGTYDIHGLILGRELTGIQAFTPLGNDLPSGDGAATAPPQVAKEVGSN from the coding sequence ATGGCCAAGCAGCCCTTCAACCTCGACGACGCCTTCCTTTTCGAGTCCATGCTCGGTGAGGAGGAGCGCCTCATCATGGAGTCCGCCCGGGAGTACGCGCAGGCGAGCCTGGAGCCGCGCGCGCTGGAGGGCAACCAGGACGAGGTGTTCCACCCCGAGATCCCGCAGGAGATGGGCGAGATGGGCCTGCTCGGCATCACCTGTGCCGAGGAGCACGGCGGCGCGGGCGCCAGCGCGACCGCCTACGGGCTCGTGGCCCGCGAGCTGGAGCGCGTCGACTCGGCGTACCGCTCGTTCGCCTCCGTGCAGTCGTCGCTGGTGATGTACCCCATCGAGACGTTCGGCACCGAGGAGCAGAAGCAGCGCTTCCTGCCCAAGCTGGCGACCGCCGAGATGATCGGCTGCTTCGGCCTCACCGAGCCCGACCACGGCTCCGACCCCGGCTCGATGGTCACGACGGCCCTCCGTGCCGACGGCGGCTGGGTGCTCAACGGCGCCAAGATGTGGATCACCAACTCGCCCGTGGCGGACGTGGCGGTGGTCTGGGCCAAGGCCAAGGAGACGCGCGACGACCCCGGCGTCATCCGCGGCTTCCTGGTCGAGAAGGGCATGGAGGGCTTCTCGGCGCCCAAGACGCACAACAAGATGTCGCTCCGCGCGAGCATCACCGGCGAGATCGTGCTGGAGGACTGCTTCGTGCCCGAGGCCAACGTCTTCCCCGAGATCCGCGGGCTGAAGGGACCGTTCATGTGCCTCAACAGCGCCCGCTACGGCATCGCCTGGGGCGCCGTCGGCGCGGCCGAGGACTGCTTCCAGCGCGCCCGCCAGTACGTGATGGAGCGGAAGCAGTTCGGCCACGCCCTCGGCTCGATGCAGCTCGTCCAGACCAAGCTGGCCAACATGCTCACCGACATCACCCAGATGCAGCTCCTCGCGTGGCGCCTGGGCACCCTCAAGGACGAGGGCCGCCTGCACCCGTCGATGGTGTCGCTGGCCAAGCGCGCCAACGTCGGCAAGGCGCTGGAGATCGCGCGCGTGGCGCGCGACATGATGGGCGGCAACGGCATCACGGGCGAGTACCGCGTGATCCACCACATGGTCAACCTGGAGTCGGTCAACACCTACGAGGGGACCTACGACATCCACGGCCTGATCCTGGGCCGCGAGCTGACGGGCATCCAGGCGTTCACGCCGCTGGGCAACGACCTGCCCTCGGGCGACGGCGCGGCCACGGCCCCGCCGCAGGTGGCCAAGGAGGTCGGCTCGAACTGA
- a CDS encoding amidohydrolase family protein, with protein sequence MRLLAAALLLLALPASAQERGLLLVPDRVFDGEAMHEGWAVLVRADTIAAVGPPGTLGDVRGAQTMEMPGTTLLPGLIEGHSHLLLHPYDETGWTEQVLNESVAERVARGVVHAEAGLMAGWTTTRDLGSEGAGYADVGLRDAIDKGVIPGPRLLVAGPAIVATGSYGPKGFRPDMEVPLGAQEADGADLVRVTREQIGGGADWVKLYADYRWGPNGEARPTFSEEEIRTVVETAASSGRDVVAHASTAEGMLRAVRAGVRSIEHGDAGTPEVWAEMARRGTWLCPTLGAVDAISRYQGWDGSDPAPGRIAVKRRQFTAALAAGVPMCVGSDVGVFDHGDQAVEAELMVGYGMAPLDVLRAATSGNAAMLRLEDRIGSVRVGMLADLVVVEGDPSVDMAALRQVRRVVQGGRVMR encoded by the coding sequence ATGCGCCTCCTCGCTGCCGCCCTCCTTCTGCTCGCCCTGCCCGCCTCGGCGCAGGAGCGGGGCCTGCTGCTCGTCCCCGACCGCGTGTTCGACGGCGAGGCGATGCACGAGGGATGGGCGGTCCTCGTGCGCGCCGACACGATCGCGGCGGTCGGGCCGCCCGGCACGCTGGGCGACGTGCGCGGCGCGCAGACGATGGAGATGCCCGGCACGACGCTGCTGCCGGGCCTGATCGAGGGCCACAGCCACCTGCTCCTCCACCCGTACGACGAGACCGGCTGGACCGAGCAGGTGCTCAACGAGTCCGTCGCCGAGCGCGTCGCGCGGGGGGTTGTCCACGCCGAGGCGGGGCTGATGGCGGGCTGGACGACGACGCGCGACCTGGGCTCCGAGGGCGCGGGCTACGCCGACGTGGGCCTGCGCGATGCCATCGACAAGGGCGTCATTCCGGGTCCGCGGCTCCTGGTAGCCGGGCCCGCCATCGTGGCGACCGGCTCGTACGGACCCAAGGGCTTCCGCCCCGACATGGAGGTGCCGCTGGGCGCCCAGGAGGCCGACGGCGCCGACCTCGTCCGCGTCACGCGCGAGCAGATCGGCGGCGGGGCCGACTGGGTGAAGCTCTACGCCGACTACCGCTGGGGCCCCAACGGCGAGGCCCGGCCGACGTTCTCGGAGGAGGAGATCCGGACCGTCGTCGAGACCGCTGCGTCGTCAGGGCGCGACGTGGTGGCGCACGCGAGCACGGCCGAGGGGATGCTGCGGGCCGTCCGCGCGGGCGTCCGCTCCATCGAGCACGGCGACGCCGGGACGCCGGAGGTGTGGGCCGAGATGGCAAGGCGCGGCACCTGGCTCTGCCCGACGCTGGGTGCCGTCGACGCGATCTCGCGCTACCAGGGGTGGGACGGCTCAGACCCCGCGCCCGGCCGCATCGCCGTCAAGCGGCGGCAGTTCACCGCCGCGCTGGCCGCGGGCGTCCCGATGTGCGTCGGCTCGGACGTGGGCGTGTTCGACCACGGCGACCAGGCCGTCGAGGCGGAGCTGATGGTGGGCTACGGCATGGCGCCGCTCGACGTGCTGCGGGCCGCGACCAGCGGCAATGCGGCCATGCTGCGGCTGGAGGACCGGATCGGGTCGGTCCGCGTCGGGATGCTGGCCGACCTGGTGGTGGTGGAGGGCGACCCGTCGGTGGACATGGCGGCGTTGCGGCAGGTCCGGCGCGTGGTGCAGGGCGGGCGGGTGATGCGGTAG